TGAGAAAACACTTGCTCTTATTGATGAGTTTCATCCTGATGAAGTTGCATTGGAAGCTCCTTTCTTTGGAAAAAACGTACAGAGTATGCTTAAATTGGGACGCGCACAGGGAGTAGCCATGGCCGCCAGCCTTCACAGGAACATCCCTATTACGGAATATTCTCCTAAGAAGATCAAGATGGCTATTACAGGAAATGGTAATGCCAGTAAGGAACAGGTAGCAGGAATGCTTCAAAACCTCCTTAATTTAAAAGAATTTCCCACAAAACATCTGGATGCTTCTGATGGTCTTGCTGTTGCGGTATGCCATCACTTTAATTCAGGAACCATTGCAGATACAAAATCTTACTCAGGATGGGAAAGCTTTTTAAAGCAAAACCCAAATAGATTAAAATAAAAAAAGCCCTTTTAAAAGGGCTTTTTTTATTTTAGTTATTTAAGAATTTCTTAGACTCTTTCTTATTTTTATCAGAGTAATTAATGATGTATGCTCCTTTAGGAAGCGATCTATCAATCTGAACTTCATTCGTCTTAGTATTTCCTTTCTGGATAATCTTACCACTTAGAT
This genomic interval from Chryseobacterium joostei contains the following:
- the ruvC gene encoding crossover junction endodeoxyribonuclease RuvC; the encoded protein is MISEKIILGIDPGTAIMGFGLISVKKGKMEMISIHELILKKYPNHETKLKYIFEKTLALIDEFHPDEVALEAPFFGKNVQSMLKLGRAQGVAMAASLHRNIPITEYSPKKIKMAITGNGNASKEQVAGMLQNLLNLKEFPTKHLDASDGLAVAVCHHFNSGTIADTKSYSGWESFLKQNPNRLK